In a genomic window of Gossypium arboreum isolate Shixiya-1 chromosome 7, ASM2569848v2, whole genome shotgun sequence:
- the LOC108485202 gene encoding protein PHYTOCHROME KINASE SUBSTRATE 1-like, which yields MESDKRKIPHPAIAPSAGIRTTPARLDRNKMLEEGETSVFGAEKYFSMKLDDDDDEESSNKPVPNRGDLHRMMTPRRWPGTPSASSEASWNSQSVLLRSSMRNRSENRLKKVDGRSFFSNLSCTGSCSDGKSVYVNQNVDYHGRVVENRKDEIQINHRPNNLDRRRRYQAKLLNQSFDRMSVGPNREAYYYKPPVLNPGLQNVTVKAQLDDDPRKSLEVFGSTAIKKGDIAKNLERKLSMLSWDAIPNAPTISSITRSSRLGDDIESDASSDLFEIDNISGNGQALFTRQVSDGMSSCMTPYAPSETSIEWSVVTASAAADCSFISDRDGKKSSENIRVPAGRVTKEAQRSRAGGILGCNSHKAVMVAENAYRSDEKAKPTKLHQFPKPVTAMPSMEDLDFS from the coding sequence ATGGAAAGCGATAAGAGGAAAATTCCCCATCCTGCCATTGCTCCGAGTGCCGGAATCCGTACTACTCCTGCACGGTTAGACCGGAACAAGATGCTTGAAGAGGGTGAAACCAGTGTCTTTGGTGCAGAAAAATACTTCAGCATGAAactggatgatgatgatgatgaagagtCTTCGAATAAGCCTGTACCAAACCGGGGCGATCTGCATCGGATGATGACTCCGAGGCGATGGCCTGGAACTCCGAGTGCGAGTTCTGAAGCAAGTTGGAACAGTCAAAGTGTTTTGTTACGGAGTTCGATGAGGAACCGATCTGAAAACAGGTTAAAGAAGGTTGATGGGAGGAGTTTTTTCTCGAATCTTAGCTGCACCGGGTCTTGTTCGGATGGGAAATCTGTTTATGTCAATCAAAATGTTGATTATCATGGAAGGGTGGTTGAGAATAGAAAAGATGAAATTCAAATCAATCATAGGCCTAACAATCTTGATCGACGGAGGCGGTATCAAGCGAAATTGCTCAACCAGAGTTTCGATCGGATGAGTGTTGGACCGAATCGAGAGGCATACTATTATAAACCGCCGGTTCTTAATCCGGGGCTTCAAAATGTGACAGTTAAAGCACAACTTGATGATGATCCAAGAAAATCCCTTGAAGTTTTTGGTTCCACTGCCATTAAGAAAGGAGATATAGCCAAGAACCTTGAGAGGAAACTGTCTATGTTAAGTTGGGATGCCATTCCTAATGCCCCAACCATTTCATCAATAACTCGTAGCAGCCGGTTAGGTGATGATATCGAGAGCGATGCGAGTTCCGATCTGTTCGAGATCGATAACATATCAGGCAATGGTCAAGCTTTGTTTACAAGGCAAGTATCTGATGGCATGTCTAGTTGTATGACCCCATATGCACCAAGTGAGACCAGCATTGAATGGAGTGTCGTCACGGCCAGCGCAGCAGCTGATTGCTCGTTTATTTCAGATCGTGATGGGAAGAAATCATCGGAAAATATTAGAGTTCCGGCCGGTAGAGTGACGAAAGAAGCACAAAGAAGCCGGGCCGGTGGGATATTGGGGTGCAACAGTCACAAAGCAGTAATGGTTGCTGAAAATGCATATAGAAGTGATGAGAAAGCAAAGCCAACAAAGTTGCACCAGTTTCCAAAACCAGTCACCGCCATGCCCAGTATGGAAGATCTTGATTTCTCATGA